In Primulina huaijiensis isolate GDHJ02 chromosome 16, ASM1229523v2, whole genome shotgun sequence, a single genomic region encodes these proteins:
- the LOC140962074 gene encoding uncharacterized protein isoform X1, which translates to MEHHTTTSRTEAERLLGIAEKLLRNNDLSGCRDFAILAQETEPLLEGSEQILAVSEVLLASDKGVNNHSDWYSVLQVPPQRTHDFELIKKQYRRLCLLLHPDKNKLPFSDSAFRLVSDAWAVVSDPAKKAVYDGELTRFTKVDLVASRKQQSFQQQKKPQQPKGDNSHQKLPVRRNTKGGSGGGVGGSGATKVNKKNTTGTPTAKLSPSFWTACPYCYNLYEYPRAYEGCCLRCDSENCKKAFTATEILSLPPTVPGQEAYYCCWGFFPMGFVAGIVESPQKWMPPPVFEDEGPPDAGEVGGPEPPPPQPPPPPPDNIPAPIPVSAVGSLVSTDGKRKRGRPRKIGSQPRIENINHEDDEEDNKEKSVSRKGEK; encoded by the exons ATGGAGCATCACACGACCACCAGCCGCACGGAGGCAGAACGGCTCCTCGGAATCGCCGAAAAGCTTCTCCGGAACAACGATTTGAGCGGCTGCAGAGATTTCGCCATCCTGGCTCAGGAAACCGAGCCTCTTCTCGAAGGGTCCGAACAGATCTTAGCGGTATCCGAGGTTCTTTTAGCTTCAGATAAGGGAGTCAACAACCACAGCGACTGGTACTCCGTTCTTCAAGTCCCTCCTCAGAGAACCCATGATTTTGAACTGATAAAAAAGCAGTATCGGCGCCTCTGTCTCCTCCTCCACCCGGACAAGAACAAGCTACCCTTTTCGGATTCAGCTTTCCGGCTCGTTTCTGATGCATGGGCCGTTGTCTCCGATCCGGCGAAAAAAGCTGTGTACGACGGGGAGCTCACTCGTTTCACAAAGGTGGATTTGGTCGCTTCTAGGAAGCAACAATCATTTCAACAGCAGAAGAAGCCGCAACAGCCGAAAGGAGATAATTCCCACCAGAAATTGCCCGTCCGACGCAATACCAAAGGGGGCAGCGGAGGTGGAGTCGGAGGTTCTGGTGCTACAAAAGTGAATAAAAAAAACACCACTGGAACTCCCACTGCCAAGCTGTCACCCAGTTTTTGGACGGCATGTCCTTATTGTTACAATTTGTACGAGTATCCCAGGGCTTACGAGGGTTGTTGTTTGAGGTGTGATAGTGAGAATTGCAAGAAGGCGTTTACTGCAACTGAGATTTTGTCGCTGCCACCCACGGTACCGGGGCAGGAGGCCTATTACTGCTGCTGGGGGTTCTTTCCTATGGGTTTCGTGGCCGGGATTGTGGAATCGCCTCAGAAATGGATGCCACCACCAGTGTTTGAGGATGAAGGGCCACCGGATGCTGGGGAAGTCGGTGGACCAGAGCCGCCGCCACCCCAGCCCCCTCCCCCACCCCCGGATAATATTCCTGCGCCAATACCAGTTTCAGCAGTGGGATCCTTGGTCTCGACAGACGGGAAAAGGAAGAGGGGAAGGCCTAGAAAGATAG GCTCTCAACCCCGGATAGAAAACATAAACCACGAGGATGATGAGGAGGATAACAAAGAAAAGAGCGTCTCTCGCAAGGGCGAGAAATGA
- the LOC140962074 gene encoding uncharacterized protein isoform X2 — MEHHTTTSRTEAERLLGIAEKLLRNNDLSGCRDFAILAQETEPLLEGSEQILAVSEVLLASDKGVNNHSDWYSVLQVPPQRTHDFELIKKQYRRLCLLLHPDKNKLPFSDSAFRLVSDAWAVVSDPAKKAVYDGELTRFTKVDLVASRKQQSFQQQKKPQQPKGDNSHQKLPVRRNTKGGSGGGVGGSGATKVNKKNTTGTPTAKLSPSFWTACPYCYNLYEYPRAYEGCCLRCDSENCKKAFTATEILSLPPTVPGQEAYYCCWGFFPMGFVAGIVESPQKWMPPPVFEDEGPPDAGEVGGPEPPPPQPPPPPPDNIPAPIPVSAVGSLVSTDGKRKRGRPRKIESHNTNFNDRLSTPDRKHKPRG, encoded by the exons ATGGAGCATCACACGACCACCAGCCGCACGGAGGCAGAACGGCTCCTCGGAATCGCCGAAAAGCTTCTCCGGAACAACGATTTGAGCGGCTGCAGAGATTTCGCCATCCTGGCTCAGGAAACCGAGCCTCTTCTCGAAGGGTCCGAACAGATCTTAGCGGTATCCGAGGTTCTTTTAGCTTCAGATAAGGGAGTCAACAACCACAGCGACTGGTACTCCGTTCTTCAAGTCCCTCCTCAGAGAACCCATGATTTTGAACTGATAAAAAAGCAGTATCGGCGCCTCTGTCTCCTCCTCCACCCGGACAAGAACAAGCTACCCTTTTCGGATTCAGCTTTCCGGCTCGTTTCTGATGCATGGGCCGTTGTCTCCGATCCGGCGAAAAAAGCTGTGTACGACGGGGAGCTCACTCGTTTCACAAAGGTGGATTTGGTCGCTTCTAGGAAGCAACAATCATTTCAACAGCAGAAGAAGCCGCAACAGCCGAAAGGAGATAATTCCCACCAGAAATTGCCCGTCCGACGCAATACCAAAGGGGGCAGCGGAGGTGGAGTCGGAGGTTCTGGTGCTACAAAAGTGAATAAAAAAAACACCACTGGAACTCCCACTGCCAAGCTGTCACCCAGTTTTTGGACGGCATGTCCTTATTGTTACAATTTGTACGAGTATCCCAGGGCTTACGAGGGTTGTTGTTTGAGGTGTGATAGTGAGAATTGCAAGAAGGCGTTTACTGCAACTGAGATTTTGTCGCTGCCACCCACGGTACCGGGGCAGGAGGCCTATTACTGCTGCTGGGGGTTCTTTCCTATGGGTTTCGTGGCCGGGATTGTGGAATCGCCTCAGAAATGGATGCCACCACCAGTGTTTGAGGATGAAGGGCCACCGGATGCTGGGGAAGTCGGTGGACCAGAGCCGCCGCCACCCCAGCCCCCTCCCCCACCCCCGGATAATATTCCTGCGCCAATACCAGTTTCAGCAGTGGGATCCTTGGTCTCGACAGACGGGAAAAGGAAGAGGGGAAGGCCTAGAAAGATAG AGAGTCACAACACCAATTTCAATGATAGGCTCTCAACCCCGGATAGAAAACATAAACCACGAGGATGA
- the LOC140962074 gene encoding uncharacterized protein isoform X4, which produces MEHHTTTSRTEAERLLGIAEKLLRNNDLSGCRDFAILAQETEPLLEGSEQILAVSEVLLASDKGVNNHSDWYSVLQVPPQRTHDFELIKKQYRRLCLLLHPDKNKLPFSDSAFRLVSDAWAVVSDPAKKAVYDGELTRFTKVDLVASRKQQSFQQQKKPQQPKGDNSHQKLPVRRNTKGGSGGGVGGSGATKVNKKNTTGTPTAKLSPSFWTACPYCYNLYEYPRAYEGCCLRCDSENCKKAFTATEILSLPPTVPGQEAYYCCWGFFPMGFVAGIVESPQKWMPPPVFEDEGPPDAGEVGGPEPPPPQPPPPPPDNIPAPIPVSAVGSLVSTDGKRKRGRPRKIEF; this is translated from the exons ATGGAGCATCACACGACCACCAGCCGCACGGAGGCAGAACGGCTCCTCGGAATCGCCGAAAAGCTTCTCCGGAACAACGATTTGAGCGGCTGCAGAGATTTCGCCATCCTGGCTCAGGAAACCGAGCCTCTTCTCGAAGGGTCCGAACAGATCTTAGCGGTATCCGAGGTTCTTTTAGCTTCAGATAAGGGAGTCAACAACCACAGCGACTGGTACTCCGTTCTTCAAGTCCCTCCTCAGAGAACCCATGATTTTGAACTGATAAAAAAGCAGTATCGGCGCCTCTGTCTCCTCCTCCACCCGGACAAGAACAAGCTACCCTTTTCGGATTCAGCTTTCCGGCTCGTTTCTGATGCATGGGCCGTTGTCTCCGATCCGGCGAAAAAAGCTGTGTACGACGGGGAGCTCACTCGTTTCACAAAGGTGGATTTGGTCGCTTCTAGGAAGCAACAATCATTTCAACAGCAGAAGAAGCCGCAACAGCCGAAAGGAGATAATTCCCACCAGAAATTGCCCGTCCGACGCAATACCAAAGGGGGCAGCGGAGGTGGAGTCGGAGGTTCTGGTGCTACAAAAGTGAATAAAAAAAACACCACTGGAACTCCCACTGCCAAGCTGTCACCCAGTTTTTGGACGGCATGTCCTTATTGTTACAATTTGTACGAGTATCCCAGGGCTTACGAGGGTTGTTGTTTGAGGTGTGATAGTGAGAATTGCAAGAAGGCGTTTACTGCAACTGAGATTTTGTCGCTGCCACCCACGGTACCGGGGCAGGAGGCCTATTACTGCTGCTGGGGGTTCTTTCCTATGGGTTTCGTGGCCGGGATTGTGGAATCGCCTCAGAAATGGATGCCACCACCAGTGTTTGAGGATGAAGGGCCACCGGATGCTGGGGAAGTCGGTGGACCAGAGCCGCCGCCACCCCAGCCCCCTCCCCCACCCCCGGATAATATTCCTGCGCCAATACCAGTTTCAGCAGTGGGATCCTTGGTCTCGACAGACGGGAAAAGGAAGAGGGGAAGGCCTAGAAAGATAG AATTTTGA
- the LOC140962074 gene encoding uncharacterized protein isoform X3, with the protein MEHHTTTSRTEAERLLGIAEKLLRNNDLSGCRDFAILAQETEPLLEGSEQILAVSEVLLASDKGVNNHSDWYSVLQVPPQRTHDFELIKKQYRRLCLLLHPDKNKLPFSDSAFRLVSDAWAVVSDPAKKAVYDGELTRFTKVDLVASRKQQSFQQQKKPQQPKGDNSHQKLPVRRNTKGGSGGGVGGSGATKVNKKNTTGTPTAKLSPSFWTACPYCYNLYEYPRAYEGCCLRCDSENCKKAFTATEILSLPPTVPGQEAYYCCWGFFPMGFVAGIVESPQKWMPPPVFEDEGPPDAGEVGGPEPPPPQPPPPPPDNIPAPIPVSAVGSLVSTDGKRKRGRPRKIEVQSSTSKAKIFSRIPILTWEI; encoded by the exons ATGGAGCATCACACGACCACCAGCCGCACGGAGGCAGAACGGCTCCTCGGAATCGCCGAAAAGCTTCTCCGGAACAACGATTTGAGCGGCTGCAGAGATTTCGCCATCCTGGCTCAGGAAACCGAGCCTCTTCTCGAAGGGTCCGAACAGATCTTAGCGGTATCCGAGGTTCTTTTAGCTTCAGATAAGGGAGTCAACAACCACAGCGACTGGTACTCCGTTCTTCAAGTCCCTCCTCAGAGAACCCATGATTTTGAACTGATAAAAAAGCAGTATCGGCGCCTCTGTCTCCTCCTCCACCCGGACAAGAACAAGCTACCCTTTTCGGATTCAGCTTTCCGGCTCGTTTCTGATGCATGGGCCGTTGTCTCCGATCCGGCGAAAAAAGCTGTGTACGACGGGGAGCTCACTCGTTTCACAAAGGTGGATTTGGTCGCTTCTAGGAAGCAACAATCATTTCAACAGCAGAAGAAGCCGCAACAGCCGAAAGGAGATAATTCCCACCAGAAATTGCCCGTCCGACGCAATACCAAAGGGGGCAGCGGAGGTGGAGTCGGAGGTTCTGGTGCTACAAAAGTGAATAAAAAAAACACCACTGGAACTCCCACTGCCAAGCTGTCACCCAGTTTTTGGACGGCATGTCCTTATTGTTACAATTTGTACGAGTATCCCAGGGCTTACGAGGGTTGTTGTTTGAGGTGTGATAGTGAGAATTGCAAGAAGGCGTTTACTGCAACTGAGATTTTGTCGCTGCCACCCACGGTACCGGGGCAGGAGGCCTATTACTGCTGCTGGGGGTTCTTTCCTATGGGTTTCGTGGCCGGGATTGTGGAATCGCCTCAGAAATGGATGCCACCACCAGTGTTTGAGGATGAAGGGCCACCGGATGCTGGGGAAGTCGGTGGACCAGAGCCGCCGCCACCCCAGCCCCCTCCCCCACCCCCGGATAATATTCCTGCGCCAATACCAGTTTCAGCAGTGGGATCCTTGGTCTCGACAGACGGGAAAAGGAAGAGGGGAAGGCCTAGAAAGATAG AAGTCCAGTCTTCAACTTCCAAGGCGAAAATCTTTTCTCGCATCCCTATTTTAACATGGGAAATATAG
- the LOC140961184 gene encoding probable ubiquitin-like-specific protease 2B, protein MKASCKSLDVFEFREEDELTEMTARNLASKFRKSHALDHEYSFLDSVTRGAEIHTKEIDTVMCENVDAADVDHNGAAAGSFSPSEIENLDEEKMPGASNELHNNFETHEQASDIKSNIHEPESVCPLVECSLIPVAPACLKDQSKFPFSESSFDDEFARLASDADENKTSSDGLSPVDCFSGWDMGDDRGRIIFITDYMYYLGARYPDSVVSFSRSFVEVKSKTTYGTKESIRFQLEIDDIVKIESRWSARLETGIISIFFISKNITHDVAGHGASVSGIHELKFTAVDSDWYEKKEAIASLDVKYKALWNSLLDIGLEKCSTLPNWEAMFTRSYFPNFDKPFDEVIYPKGDPDAVSISKRDIDLLQPNTFVNDTIIDFYIKYLKNRQSGEERVKLHFFNSFFFRKLADMDKDPSSAFDGKAAFQRVRKWTRKVNLLEKDFIFIPVNYNYHWSLIVVCYFGAVTKYTDVDDKLIRLPCILHMDSFRGTHMGLKDLMQSYLWEEWKERQKETCEDMYSKFRNLKFVSLELPQQQNLYDCGLFLLHYVELFLDEAPTNFNVYKITPSSNFLQADWFPPGEASMKRACIERLIHELLETCSEECSSSSESDINNSPSAPTTANYNENEHGIEMTLLPATQVNNNQCTRNSGLSLKNLLEPGYVSGSFSGMHSRAFEQIESIDDELRRPVSQTKEEREAGEHFVHTGLAESSFQHVDGLIPVATVFPYSSREFRLESDCEAMLEDDGLSPAPSSGNSDDVSEVDADEKCHSFEAVGSYDEPDGPKCILSGNIDCSTVRITSVSGELVGTSESCSLLGISDQNEGSLLLKNLSEFYEETNQIQGNGTSSLEISPCCPPFASGGTLDATERVSPYRIVNSTDQAYPPTLDVPISLTDDVDDASVSEAYEFHAAKRMRVSHPNQAEELTCDLSKDLHL, encoded by the exons ATGAAGGCTTCGTGCAAATCCCTTGACGTTTTCGAGTTCAGAGAAGAAGATGAGCTGACCGAGATGACTGCCAGAAATTTGGCTAGCAAATTTAGAAAGTCCCATGCTCTTGATCACGAGTATTCTTTTCTCGATTCTG TTACCCGGGGAGCTGAAATTCATACAAAGGAGATTGACACTGTAATGTGTGAGAATGTAGATGCTGCTGACGTTGATCACAATGGTGCTGCTGCTGGTTCGTTTAGTCCTTCGGAGATTGAAAATCTTGACGAGGAAAAGATGCCTGGAGCAAGCAATGAGTTGCACAATAATTTTGAAACCCACGAACAAGCTTCAGATATTAAATCTAATATTCATGAGCCTGAAAGTGTCTGTCCTCTTGTGGAATGTAGCCTAATCCCTGTAGCCCCTGCTTGTTTGAAGGACCAGTCAAAATTTCCCTTTTCAGAGTCGTCGTTTGAT GATGAGTTTGCTCGCTTGGCTTCAGACGCTGATGAAAACAAGA CTTCTTCTGATGGACTATCACCCGTTGACTGCTTCAGTGGCTGGGATATG GGTGATGACAGGGGACGAATCATATTCATCACAGATTATATGTATTACCTAGGTGCACGCTATCCAGATTCTGTTGTGAGCTTTTCAAGAAGTTTTGTTGAAGTTAAAAGTAAAACCACTTATGGAACCAAAGAAAGTATTCGTTTTCAGTTGGAAATTGATGATATTGTCAAAATAGAGTCTCGGTGGAGTGCTCGG CTTGAGACCGGGATCATTAGTATATTTTTCATCTCAAAAAACATAACTCATGATGTGGCAGGTCACGGTGCTTCAG TTTCCGGAATTCATGAGTTGAAGTTTACAGCTGTTGATTCTGATTGGTATGAAAAGAAGGAAGCAATTGCATCTCTTGATGTAAAATATAAGGCACTATGGAATAGTTTGCTTGA CATTGGATTAGAGAAGTGCTCAACTTTACCTAACTGGGAAGCTATGTTCACAAGAAGCTATTTTCCCAA TTTTGATAAGCCTTTTGACGAAGTGATTTATCCAAAAGGTGACCCAGATGCTGTTTCTATAAGTAAGAGAGACATAGATCTACTGCAACCAAATACTTTTGTGAATGATACAATCATAGATTTTTATATCAA ATACTTGAAGAATAGACAAAGTGGAGAGGAGAGGGTTAAGTTACATTTTTTCAACAGTTTCTTCTTTAGGAAGCTTGCTGACATGGATAAAGATCCATCCAGTGCTTTTGATGGCAAAGCAGCTTTCCAGCGAGTTCGTAAATGGACAAGAAAAGTGAACTTGCTGGAAAAGGATTTCATATTTATTCCCGTCAACTACAA TTACCACTGGAGTCTTATAGTGGTTTGTTATTTTGGTGCAGTCACGAAGTATACAG ATGTCGATGACAAGTTGATTAGACTACCCTGTATATTGCATATGGATTCATTCAGAGGAACTCATATGGGCCTCAAAGATCTTATGCAGAG TTACTTGTGGGAGGAGTGGAAAGAAAGGCAGAAAGAGACATGTGAAGATATGTATTCAAAATTCAGAAACTTAAAGTTTGTCTCTCTTGAG CTACCTCAGCAGCAAAATTTATATGATTGTGGCCTTTTCTTGCTTCACTATGTGGAGCTTTTTCTGGACGAAGCCCCTACGAACTTTAACGTGTACAAGATAACGCCATCTTCCAATTTC CTTCAAGCAGATTGGTTTCCTCCTGGTGAAGCATCCATGAAACGGGCTTGTATTGAGAGATTGATTCATGAGCTCCTTGAGACATGTTCTGAAGAATGTTCTTCATCAAGTGAAAGTGACATAAATAATTCACCTAGTGCTCCGACGACCGCTAATTACAATGAAAATGAGCATGGAATTGAGATGACTTTACTACCAGCTACACAAGTTAACAATAACCAATGCACCAGAAATTCAGGATTGAGTTTGAAGAATCTGTTAGAGCCAGGATATGTGTCAGGGTCATTCAGTGGCATGCATTCTCGAGCTTTTGAGCAGATAGAGTCTATTGATGATGAATTGAGAAGACCTGTTTCTCAGACCAAG GAAGAGAGAGAAGCTGGCGAACATTTTGTGCATACTGGATTAGCGGAATCCTCCTTCCAGCATGTAGATGGATTAATCCCTGTTGCAACCGTCTTTCCTTACTCTTCTAGAGAATTTAGATTAGAGTCTGATTGTGAAGCTATGCTAGAGGATGATGGCCTGTCCCCTGCACCATCAAGTGGTAACTCCGATGATGTCTCGGAGGTAGATGCTGATGAAAAATGCCATTCTTTTGAAGCTGTTGGATCTTATGATGAACCAGATGGACCAAAATGTATATTATCTGGAAATATTGATTGCTCAACCGTTCGCATTACCTCAGTGTCGGGAGAATTGGTTGGTACGTCCGAGTCCTGTAGTCTATTAGGGATTAGTGACCAAAATGAAGGTTCCTTACTTTTGAAGAATTTGTCAGAATTTTATGAAGAAACAAATCAGATACAAGGTAATGGCACATCATCTCTCGAAATCTCGCCTTGTTGCCCTCCCTTTGCTTCTGGTGGCACATTGGACGCTACAGAGCGTGTCAGCCCCTATCGAATTGTGAACTCCACCGATCAGGCATATCCTCCTACACTTGATGTACCTATATCGTTAACCGATGATGTTGATGATGCATCTGTTTCAGAAGCATATGAATTTCATGCTGCGAAAAGAATGCGGGTTTCTCATCCCAACCAAGCCGAGGAACTAACATGTGATTTATCAAAGGACTTGCATTTGTGA